A window of Streptomyces sp. DG1A-41 contains these coding sequences:
- a CDS encoding Y4yA family PLP-dependent enzyme has translation MDGGPLYLEPRLEARLGSLLAATGTLHSLTDALGSPLHVVVPDQIAENLERFRSVYRRHHLSGQVYYAHKANRSSALLRRLAATDAGVDVASLGELQHALGAGFTADRITATGPKNPEFLWLAARTGVTVGVDGVAELDQLAALVRGHALAPVRVLLRLSGFETSGVKVLSRRSRFGTPVGELDPLLEAVERHGDAVELTGVAYHLDTTSVAEKATALEGSLAALEACRARGLRPRAVDIGGGFGVSYLAEREQWEAYTTALTAAVLGRRPPLTWGGHGYGLRGESGTVRGVLGLYPAHRSVAGAAYLDELLAQPAASLGGRPLAALLLEHLYDLHSEPGRALLDQCGLTLARVLEVRSQEAGGALLVRLAAKADDIALEDHGVLMDPVVIPRSGAGPGEGPVAVHLFGGLCLETDLITRRTVFLPRRPVPGDLLAFANTAGYAMDFHATRAQHQPVARKVAAWQDGDAWRWCLDEQFWPITPSGGVQ, from the coding sequence ATGGACGGCGGGCCCTTGTATCTCGAACCCCGGCTGGAGGCACGGCTCGGGTCGCTCCTGGCGGCGACCGGGACGCTGCACTCGCTCACCGACGCGCTCGGCTCGCCCCTGCACGTGGTGGTGCCGGACCAGATCGCCGAGAACCTGGAGCGGTTCCGGTCCGTGTACCGCAGGCACCACCTGTCCGGCCAGGTCTACTACGCCCACAAGGCGAACCGGTCCAGCGCGCTGCTGCGCCGGCTCGCCGCCACGGACGCGGGCGTGGACGTCGCGTCGCTGGGCGAGTTGCAGCACGCGCTGGGGGCCGGTTTCACCGCCGACCGGATCACGGCCACGGGGCCGAAGAACCCCGAGTTCCTGTGGCTCGCGGCCCGTACGGGCGTCACGGTCGGCGTCGACGGAGTCGCCGAGCTGGACCAGCTCGCCGCGCTGGTACGGGGGCACGCCCTCGCCCCGGTGCGGGTGCTGCTGCGGCTGTCGGGGTTCGAGACGTCGGGGGTGAAGGTGCTGAGCCGGCGCAGCCGGTTCGGCACGCCCGTAGGGGAGTTGGATCCCCTGCTGGAGGCGGTCGAGCGGCACGGCGACGCGGTCGAGCTGACGGGGGTGGCCTACCACCTGGACACGACGAGCGTCGCGGAGAAGGCGACCGCCCTCGAAGGGTCCCTGGCGGCCCTGGAGGCGTGCCGGGCCCGGGGGCTGCGGCCCCGGGCCGTGGACATCGGCGGCGGGTTCGGCGTCAGTTACCTCGCCGAGCGGGAGCAGTGGGAGGCGTACACGACCGCGCTCACGGCCGCCGTCCTGGGCCGCCGCCCGCCCCTGACGTGGGGCGGACACGGCTACGGGCTGCGGGGCGAGTCCGGCACCGTGCGCGGCGTGCTCGGCCTCTACCCCGCCCACCGGTCCGTCGCCGGCGCGGCCTATCTGGACGAGCTGCTGGCCCAGCCCGCCGCCTCCCTCGGCGGCCGCCCGCTGGCCGCGCTGCTGCTGGAGCACCTGTACGACCTGCACAGCGAGCCCGGCCGGGCGCTACTGGACCAGTGCGGGCTGACGCTCGCGAGGGTGCTGGAGGTCCGCTCCCAGGAGGCGGGCGGCGCACTGCTCGTGCGGCTGGCCGCGAAGGCGGACGACATCGCCCTGGAAGACCACGGAGTGCTGATGGACCCGGTCGTCATCCCCAGAAGCGGAGCCGGGCCGGGCGAGGGGCCCGTCGCCGTCCACCTCTTCGGCGGCCTGTGCCTGGAGACCGACCTGATCACCCGGCGCACGGTCTTCCTGCCGCGCCGTCCGGTCCCCGGCGACCTGCTGGCCTTCGCCAACACCGCCGGTTACGCCATGGACTTCCACGCCACCCGCGCCCAGCACCAGCCCGTCGCCCGCAAGGTCGCCGCCTGGCAGGACGGCGACGCCTGGCGCTGGTGTCTCGACGAGCAGTTCTGGCCGATCACGCCCTCGGGGGGAGTCCAGTGA
- a CDS encoding pyridoxal-phosphate dependent enzyme, producing MRYDSITEAIGNTPLVRIDPAVHGLRNIDLYAKLEMLNPFGSVKDRAAWNMARPLLAEAVEHGSQVVELSSGNTAKALAVVAGMHGLGFKSVTNRMRVPEIKDLLLLLGAEIEELPGQSECLDPTATDDPLTLFHRTLSASGSSYLHTDQYFNPRNTEAHLTGTGPEIVKDLDGRVPDWFVACVGTAGSSTGVARALREEDPSVRVVGLVAAKSDFIPGIRTIDEVQEVGLFDPETYDTIESVSADEAIEGMLTLNRRCGILGGPTGGAAYHGAIRHLRVVDEELTERRTAVFIVCDRVESYLSYVRQRRPDLLGRPPRKNSPADLTDAEVGGAPSVTVAEARRWIGTEGPLVVDLRSPFAYAALHIDGSVNIVDELFAELLQGGLPFSRSRPVLLACPVGEQSARYAALLTRMGHPDVRSLAGGIIAWRDAGAPLVRD from the coding sequence GTGAGGTACGACAGCATCACCGAGGCGATAGGCAACACCCCTCTGGTGCGGATCGATCCGGCCGTGCACGGCCTGCGCAACATCGACCTGTACGCCAAGCTGGAGATGCTCAACCCCTTCGGCTCGGTCAAGGACCGGGCGGCCTGGAACATGGCGCGCCCGCTGCTGGCCGAGGCGGTCGAACACGGCAGCCAGGTCGTGGAGTTGTCCAGCGGCAACACGGCGAAGGCGCTGGCGGTCGTCGCGGGCATGCACGGCCTGGGCTTCAAGAGCGTCACCAACCGGATGCGGGTGCCGGAGATCAAGGACCTTCTGCTGCTGCTCGGCGCGGAGATCGAGGAACTGCCGGGGCAGAGCGAGTGTCTGGACCCGACCGCGACGGACGACCCGCTGACCCTCTTCCATCGCACGCTGTCGGCCTCCGGCAGCTCCTATCTCCACACCGACCAGTACTTCAACCCGCGCAACACCGAGGCGCATCTCACCGGCACCGGCCCGGAGATCGTCAAGGACCTGGACGGCCGGGTGCCGGACTGGTTCGTCGCCTGTGTGGGCACGGCCGGTTCCTCCACGGGCGTGGCCCGCGCGTTGCGGGAGGAGGACCCCTCGGTGCGGGTGGTCGGGCTGGTCGCGGCCAAGTCCGACTTCATCCCCGGGATCCGCACCATCGACGAGGTGCAGGAGGTCGGCCTGTTCGACCCGGAGACGTACGACACGATCGAGTCGGTGAGCGCCGACGAGGCGATCGAGGGGATGCTGACCCTGAACCGCCGCTGCGGCATCCTGGGCGGGCCCACCGGCGGCGCCGCCTACCACGGAGCCATCCGTCATCTGCGCGTCGTCGACGAGGAGTTGACCGAGCGGCGGACAGCGGTGTTCATCGTCTGCGACCGCGTGGAGAGCTATCTGAGCTACGTCCGGCAGCGGCGGCCCGACCTGCTGGGCCGGCCGCCCCGGAAGAACTCGCCGGCCGACCTGACCGACGCGGAGGTCGGCGGGGCGCCGTCGGTCACGGTGGCCGAGGCGCGGCGGTGGATCGGTACCGAGGGGCCGCTGGTGGTCGACCTGCGCAGCCCCTTCGCGTACGCGGCGCTGCACATCGACGGGTCGGTCAACATCGTCGACGAGCTGTTCGCCGAACTCCTCCAGGGCGGCCTGCCGTTCAGCCGGAGCCGGCCGGTGCTCCTGGCATGCCCGGTGGGCGAGCAGTCCGCCCGGTACGCGGCGCTGCTGACCCGGATGGGCCATCCCGACGTGCGCAGCCTGGCCGGCGGCATCATCGCCTGGCGGGACGCGGGCGCGCCCCTGGTGCGGGACTGA
- a CDS encoding aminotransferase class V-fold PLP-dependent enzyme: MTAPAIRDDLRQWQQALRAQFPIVTGHPELAYLDSAATAQKPQAVLDAVQTYLTTSNANAARGTYTWANRTTELVERTRERVARFLGDDQPERSAVHFTGGTTEGLRTIARDWLPVFLRDGDEIVVPDADHQANIEPWWETQRLLAREGVRVRVVPMPYQSGSGDYDHRALAERAGPRTRFVATTHVHHVYGGDMNVQRIRRAVGPDAVICLDAAQSVGHLPVSVAELDVDFVVFSGHKALALPGTGAVWARQARGPAFTPGGWSGTPNTVGIASLEAALDWLDAAGVERVERWTVALAARLTEGLRHLDAYEILGCPLSLAADSAVQRRQGIVTLRHRAIDSGDLGFILFSHGFMVRSDNHCQGDAGEKTGSVRVSLHVYNTVEEIDRLLSVLASLQ, encoded by the coding sequence ATGACCGCACCCGCGATCCGTGATGATCTGCGCCAGTGGCAGCAGGCGCTGCGCGCCCAGTTCCCCATCGTCACCGGGCACCCGGAGCTGGCGTACCTGGACAGCGCGGCGACGGCGCAGAAGCCGCAGGCCGTCCTGGACGCCGTGCAGACGTACCTCACCACGAGCAACGCCAACGCGGCACGGGGCACCTACACCTGGGCCAACCGGACCACGGAGCTGGTCGAGCGCACCCGCGAGCGCGTGGCCCGGTTCCTCGGGGACGACCAGCCCGAGCGCTCCGCCGTCCACTTCACGGGCGGCACGACCGAGGGGCTGCGCACGATCGCCCGCGACTGGCTGCCGGTGTTCCTGCGCGACGGCGACGAGATCGTGGTACCGGACGCCGACCACCAGGCCAACATCGAGCCCTGGTGGGAGACCCAGCGGCTACTCGCCCGCGAGGGCGTGCGCGTCCGGGTGGTGCCGATGCCGTACCAGAGCGGTTCCGGGGACTACGACCACCGCGCGCTGGCCGAACGGGCCGGGCCGCGCACCCGGTTCGTCGCCACCACCCATGTGCACCATGTCTACGGCGGCGACATGAACGTGCAGCGCATCCGCCGGGCGGTCGGCCCGGACGCCGTCATCTGTCTGGACGCGGCGCAGAGCGTCGGGCATCTGCCGGTGTCCGTGGCCGAGCTGGACGTCGACTTCGTCGTCTTCTCCGGGCACAAGGCGCTGGCGCTGCCCGGCACGGGGGCGGTGTGGGCCCGGCAGGCACGCGGCCCGGCGTTCACGCCCGGCGGGTGGAGCGGCACCCCGAACACCGTGGGCATCGCCTCGCTCGAAGCGGCCCTGGACTGGCTGGACGCCGCCGGTGTGGAGCGCGTCGAGCGCTGGACGGTCGCCCTGGCGGCCCGGCTCACCGAGGGGCTGCGGCATCTGGACGCCTACGAGATCCTCGGCTGCCCACTGAGCCTGGCCGCCGACTCGGCCGTGCAGCGGCGCCAGGGCATCGTCACCCTGCGGCACCGCGCCATCGACTCGGGCGATCTGGGCTTCATCCTCTTCAGCCACGGTTTCATGGTCCGCTCGGACAACCACTGCCAGGGCGACGCGGGCGAGAAGACCGGTTCGGTCCGGGTGAGTCTGCATGTGTACAACACCGTTGAGGAGATCGACCGGCTGCTGTCCGTCCTGGCCTCACT